Proteins from a genomic interval of Paenibacillus sp. FSL H8-0048:
- a CDS encoding ABC transporter ATP-binding protein, which translates to MANALLEMRGITKVYPNGVVANKDVEFSLREGEIHAIAGENGAGKSTLMKIMFGMESPSEGGLYIRGEQVKLQSPQDAIDRGIGMVHQHFMLVPSFTVAENMVLGMEPKKGVGFNYAEAVRLTEATARKYNLSVNAKAKVEDLSVGMKQKVEILKALVRGAKILILDEPTAVLTPQETEELFHELQQLKEQGHTIVFISHKLKEVKAICDRITIMRGGRSEGVFETKEVTEQEISRLMVGRDVVLKYDKSDLPYGKPVLAVEGLSVSDSQGKALLSEISFSVREGQIVGIAGVEGNGQTQLIEALTGGLRGVGGSGSVQVKGKDIRELDILDIRNLGVSYIPEDRMRQGSAGEASIADNLISTRYRQKDMNKGPFLHGSRIAALASALVEEFKVRCSGPQQPIGMLSGGNMQKVVVARECSTNPQLLIAEQPTRGVDIGAAQFIHQKLLELRSANCATLLVSADLNEILELSDSLLVMYEGQIVAYFEHPSAVGEEELGLYMLGINRQDKEQTGRAANHV; encoded by the coding sequence ATGGCAAATGCTCTGCTGGAAATGCGGGGAATCACCAAAGTGTATCCGAACGGTGTGGTTGCCAACAAGGACGTTGAGTTCTCTCTGCGCGAAGGCGAGATCCATGCGATTGCGGGTGAGAACGGAGCCGGTAAATCGACTCTGATGAAAATTATGTTCGGAATGGAGAGCCCGAGCGAAGGCGGGCTCTACATTCGGGGAGAACAAGTGAAGCTTCAGTCTCCGCAGGACGCGATTGACCGCGGCATTGGCATGGTGCATCAGCATTTCATGCTGGTGCCTTCTTTTACAGTGGCGGAGAATATGGTGCTGGGAATGGAGCCGAAGAAGGGCGTGGGCTTCAATTATGCAGAGGCCGTACGTCTGACGGAAGCAACTGCGCGTAAATATAATCTCTCGGTGAATGCCAAGGCGAAGGTGGAGGACCTGAGCGTCGGCATGAAGCAGAAGGTGGAAATTCTGAAGGCGCTGGTGCGCGGGGCCAAGATACTCATCCTTGATGAGCCGACAGCGGTGCTGACTCCGCAGGAGACGGAGGAGCTGTTCCATGAACTGCAGCAGCTTAAGGAGCAGGGACACACGATTGTGTTCATCTCGCACAAGCTGAAGGAGGTCAAGGCCATCTGTGACCGGATTACCATCATGCGCGGCGGCCGGAGTGAAGGCGTCTTCGAGACCAAGGAAGTAACGGAGCAGGAGATTTCGCGGCTGATGGTGGGACGGGATGTGGTGCTGAAGTATGACAAAAGCGATCTTCCCTACGGCAAGCCGGTGCTTGCGGTGGAAGGGCTGAGCGTCTCAGACAGCCAAGGCAAAGCGCTGCTCTCCGAGATCAGCTTCTCGGTCCGTGAAGGCCAGATTGTCGGCATCGCCGGCGTTGAAGGGAACGGACAGACGCAGCTGATCGAGGCGCTGACCGGCGGCCTGCGCGGGGTTGGCGGCAGCGGGTCGGTACAGGTGAAGGGGAAGGATATCCGTGAACTGGATATTCTGGACATCCGCAACCTGGGGGTATCCTATATCCCTGAGGACCGGATGCGCCAGGGCTCTGCTGGAGAAGCCAGCATTGCCGACAACCTGATCTCCACGCGCTACCGCCAGAAGGATATGAATAAGGGGCCATTTCTGCACGGGTCCAGAATTGCTGCGCTGGCCTCTGCGCTGGTAGAGGAATTCAAGGTGCGGTGCTCCGGTCCGCAGCAGCCGATCGGCATGCTGTCCGGCGGTAACATGCAGAAGGTGGTCGTAGCGAGAGAGTGTTCCACGAATCCGCAGCTGCTGATCGCCGAGCAGCCGACCCGGGGCGTGGATATCGGGGCTGCCCAGTTCATTCACCAGAAGCTGCTGGAGCTGCGCTCGGCGAACTGTGCCACGCTGCTGGTATCAGCGGATCTGAATGAAATTCTGGAGCTGAGCGACAGTCTTCTCGTGATGTACGAGGGCCAGATTGTGGCCTATTTCGAACATCCGTCAGCAGTCGGTGAGGAAGAGCTGGGGCTCTATATGCTGGGAATCAACCGGCAGGACAAAGAGCAGACCGGGAGGGCCGCAAATCATGTTTAA
- a CDS encoding ABC transporter permease, which translates to MNSLLNVILTTDFAFSVLRVTTPILFAALGALISNRAGIINIGMEGIMLVSALAGVIVSAYTQSAWVGLLGAVLSGTLIAGILAFFTLKFKTHIILGGVAINMFASGGTVFILYLLSGDKGSSTSLASKVLPSIDIPLLQDIPVLGPILSGHHILTYFSILSVLVVYYLLNRTPLGLRIRSVGENPHAAQSVGVSVVRIQYSALLLSGFFASLGGAYMSMGYLSLFTRDMIAGRGWIAIAAESMGRSTTVGTALTSLLFGAADALSNALQVLKIPAELIATLPYVATVIGLIIYAISETRKKNKKLKATVTK; encoded by the coding sequence ATGAACAGTCTGCTGAATGTCATACTGACTACGGATTTTGCCTTCTCTGTCCTGCGTGTAACTACGCCTATACTGTTCGCTGCACTGGGGGCGCTGATCTCGAACCGTGCCGGAATTATCAACATCGGAATGGAAGGGATCATGCTGGTCTCGGCGCTGGCCGGGGTTATCGTGAGTGCCTACACGCAGAGTGCCTGGGTGGGGCTGCTTGGGGCGGTGCTGTCGGGAACGTTGATTGCGGGGATTCTGGCTTTTTTCACCTTGAAGTTCAAGACCCATATTATTCTCGGCGGGGTGGCGATTAATATGTTCGCTTCCGGCGGTACGGTCTTTATTCTGTATCTCCTGAGCGGCGACAAAGGATCTTCCACCTCCTTAGCGAGTAAAGTGCTGCCGAGTATAGATATTCCGCTCCTGCAGGATATTCCGGTGCTGGGCCCGATTCTGTCGGGGCACCACATTCTGACGTATTTCTCTATATTGTCAGTGCTCGTAGTCTACTATCTGCTCAACCGTACACCGCTGGGACTGCGAATCCGCTCTGTGGGCGAGAATCCGCATGCTGCCCAGTCCGTAGGTGTCAGTGTGGTCCGCATTCAGTACAGCGCGCTGCTGCTCAGCGGCTTCTTCGCCAGTCTGGGCGGAGCCTATATGTCGATGGGCTACCTGTCGCTGTTCACCCGTGATATGATCGCCGGCCGGGGCTGGATTGCCATTGCCGCTGAATCCATGGGCCGCAGCACCACCGTGGGCACAGCGCTAACCTCACTGCTCTTCGGCGCAGCTGACGCGCTCTCCAATGCTCTGCAGGTACTGAAGATTCCAGCCGAGCTGATCGCTACGCTACCTTATGTGGCAACGGTCATTGGTCTGATTATCTACGCCATCTCCGAGACACGGAAGAAGAATAAGAAGCTTAAGGCTACTGTTACGAAATAA
- a CDS encoding ABC transporter permease, whose product MFKVKYFEAIRTAAVIVIALIIAFLIISLVSDHPVKTIGIFLWEPLSTKGHIGNVIEMAIPLMFTGLAVSLLFRANMFNLGAEGIFYFSGVVTTALAIHLSLNSWFHPVVAILAGSIVGALLSAIPGILKARWNANELVTSLMFNNILFGVGLYLLNYHLRDAKAFANVSFKFEKTAQLSKLFAGTRIHTGLIIVLVLIVLAHLFLYKTKWGYELRMTGVNREFARYSGMKTAKVIILVHLIAGFIAGMGGSVEVLGMYSRFQWTSLPGYGMDGALVAMLAKNNPFSVIVSALFLAYIRIGADMMSRLSDVPSEMISIIQAVIILLISAEQFLKFWKNRMLLKEAKEA is encoded by the coding sequence ATGTTTAAAGTCAAATATTTCGAGGCGATCCGCACAGCGGCGGTCATCGTCATTGCACTTATTATCGCGTTCCTGATCATCTCGCTGGTCAGTGACCACCCGGTGAAGACGATCGGAATTTTCCTCTGGGAGCCGTTGTCCACGAAGGGCCATATCGGCAACGTCATTGAAATGGCGATCCCGTTGATGTTCACCGGTCTTGCGGTCTCTCTGCTGTTCCGGGCCAATATGTTCAACCTGGGAGCGGAGGGGATCTTCTACTTCTCAGGAGTGGTGACTACTGCACTGGCGATTCATCTCAGCCTGAACAGCTGGTTCCATCCGGTAGTGGCGATTCTTGCAGGCTCCATCGTGGGGGCGTTGCTCTCCGCCATCCCCGGTATTCTCAAAGCCAGGTGGAATGCCAATGAGCTGGTCACTTCGCTGATGTTCAATAACATCCTGTTCGGGGTGGGGCTGTATCTGCTGAACTATCATCTGCGGGATGCCAAGGCGTTTGCCAATGTTTCTTTTAAATTTGAGAAAACGGCCCAGCTCAGCAAGCTGTTTGCAGGAACGCGGATTCACACCGGACTTATTATTGTGCTGGTGCTAATCGTACTGGCCCATCTGTTCCTCTACAAGACCAAATGGGGCTACGAGCTGCGGATGACCGGGGTTAACCGGGAATTCGCCCGTTACTCGGGGATGAAGACGGCCAAGGTGATCATTCTGGTCCATCTGATCGCCGGGTTCATTGCCGGTATGGGAGGCTCGGTGGAGGTGCTCGGGATGTACAGCCGGTTTCAGTGGACCTCCTTGCCGGGCTACGGTATGGATGGTGCTCTGGTGGCCATGTTGGCTAAGAATAATCCGTTCTCCGTCATTGTCTCGGCGCTCTTCCTGGCCTATATCCGCATTGGCGCCGATATGATGTCACGCCTTTCCGATGTGCCGTCCGAGATGATCTCGATTATCCAGGCTGTCATTATTCTGCTGATATCCGCTGAGCAGTTCCTCAAGTTCTGGAAGAACCGCATGCTGCTGAAGGAGGCGAAGGAAGCATGA